In a single window of the Anaerotruncus rubiinfantis genome:
- a CDS encoding sigma 54-interacting transcriptional regulator, whose protein sequence is MESLLMSIQEHVSKYVEMVTTVFDVHVDISDNRLLRVAGTGRFNRMIGSPMLHNGNLFTKCMETGERIFVKDPETDQICRDCINRPVCKGQCEMGFPIKLDGEVLGVISIASSSPDQYETIMRSADKLTLFMENITDLIALKAREYQDQRLQVYNTKLREKLINLISDGVMILNDKNKILYMNNRCEKILDCNLAQIQYLTKIKQFAIVEKSGHKTDSADFMVRIRAKRIRLTGVIHNVNGVNEGEINKVFIFTDIKTLHENLTQSDMQQQYNFDYLIGESPSFLEAVSACKATAYSPNPVLLMGEPGSGKEMYARAIHNESIRRNNQFIRLTHGSAVEELIEKAVFDREQVQAGDVQVKNELLEGNTLYIDEVGDLSLANQVILLTVIQNSKFNNTKVICGSSKDLRQMSQKGEFKPELFYALEVYTVQIPPMRTRGRDILLFVDYYLEKCNADANKRITFSKEVRGMFLDYSWKGNIREIENVVSYVVEQMDSQATEVTAENMPPLILQRLRDDKKDAYNLANAEKELILKALNDFGNSSRSKSRVAKELGISNATLYRKLKQYRIQQNTLFE, encoded by the coding sequence ATGGAATCATTGCTGATGAGCATTCAGGAACATGTCTCGAAATATGTGGAAATGGTCACCACTGTGTTCGATGTGCATGTGGATATCTCGGACAACCGCCTGCTGCGCGTGGCGGGCACCGGACGTTTCAACCGCATGATCGGCAGCCCGATGCTGCATAATGGCAACCTTTTCACCAAATGCATGGAGACCGGCGAACGGATCTTTGTCAAGGACCCGGAAACCGACCAGATCTGCCGCGACTGCATCAACCGCCCGGTCTGCAAGGGGCAGTGTGAAATGGGCTTCCCAATCAAGCTTGACGGCGAAGTGCTCGGCGTGATCAGCATCGCGTCCTCCTCCCCGGATCAGTATGAGACGATCATGCGCAGCGCCGACAAGCTGACCCTTTTCATGGAGAATATCACCGACCTGATTGCCCTGAAAGCGCGGGAATACCAGGATCAGCGGCTGCAGGTCTACAACACCAAACTGCGGGAGAAACTGATCAACCTCATCAGTGACGGTGTCATGATTTTAAACGACAAGAATAAGATTTTATATATGAACAACCGCTGTGAGAAGATCCTCGACTGCAATCTGGCGCAGATTCAGTACCTGACCAAGATCAAGCAGTTTGCGATTGTCGAAAAAAGCGGACACAAAACCGATTCGGCTGATTTCATGGTGCGTATCCGTGCAAAACGGATCCGTCTGACCGGCGTCATACATAATGTAAACGGTGTGAACGAAGGGGAGATCAATAAGGTATTCATCTTCACAGATATCAAGACGCTGCATGAAAACCTTACTCAGAGCGATATGCAGCAGCAGTATAATTTTGATTACCTGATCGGGGAAAGTCCGTCCTTCCTCGAAGCGGTTTCCGCCTGCAAGGCGACCGCCTACAGCCCGAATCCGGTGCTGCTGATGGGCGAGCCGGGGTCCGGCAAGGAGATGTACGCCCGCGCCATCCACAATGAAAGCATCCGCCGCAACAACCAGTTTATCCGTCTGACGCATGGATCGGCGGTCGAGGAGCTGATTGAGAAAGCGGTCTTTGACCGGGAACAGGTTCAGGCGGGCGACGTGCAGGTGAAAAATGAATTGCTTGAGGGCAATACCTTATATATAGATGAGGTCGGAGACCTGAGCCTTGCCAATCAGGTGATCCTGCTCACCGTTATCCAGAACAGCAAATTCAACAACACCAAGGTCATCTGCGGCTCCTCTAAGGATCTGCGGCAGATGTCCCAAAAGGGCGAATTCAAGCCAGAACTTTTTTACGCGCTGGAGGTTTACACCGTCCAGATCCCGCCGATGCGCACCCGCGGCCGGGATATCCTGCTGTTTGTGGACTACTATCTTGAAAAATGCAATGCGGACGCGAACAAGCGGATCACCTTTTCCAAGGAAGTGCGCGGGATGTTCCTCGATTACTCCTGGAAAGGGAATATCCGTGAGATCGAAAACGTGGTGTCCTATGTCGTGGAACAGATGGACAGCCAGGCCACCGAAGTGACGGCGGAGAATATGCCGCCACTGATCCTGCAGCGGCTGCGCGACGACAAGAAAGACGCCTACAACCTTGCAAACGCAGAGAAGGAACTGATCCTCAAAGCGCTCAACGACTTCGGAAACTCCTCACGCTCAAAATCACGGGTGGCCAAGGAGCTGGGTATTTCCAACGCGACCCTTTACCGCAAGCTCAAGCAGTACCGCATCCAGCAGAACACACTGTTTGAATAG